A single window of Venturia canescens isolate UGA chromosome 3, ASM1945775v1, whole genome shotgun sequence DNA harbors:
- the LOC122408061 gene encoding uncharacterized protein yields the protein MFVSLSVSFLILCFLVAATDDDISFWRNTQILKSAVISCCFGTQHGQEDEDVSEAAFSSEWDELFVRTMRGSWAGFSFVVDCHHHQPRQDRPTTPSYGKDIKWSRASKLSHSCVETPHRHLPTLRASNTIKLQSLLTESSSICHV from the exons ATGTTTGTGTCGTTGAGCGTGAGCTTCTTAATTCTATGTTTCCTGGTCGCAGCAACGGACGATGACATTTCCTTTTGGAGAAACACACAGATCCTGAAATCAGCAG TGATATCCTGTTGCTTCGGTACACAGCATGGACAAGAGGATGAAGATGTTAGTGAAGCTGCTTTTTCATCGGAGTGGGATGAGTTATTCGTGCGCACGATGCGAGGAAGCTGGGCAGGTTTTTCGTTCGTGGTAGACTGCCACCACCATCAGCCTCGACAGGATCGTCCCACGACACCCTCGTACGGCAAGGATATAAAGTGGTCGCGTGCTTCCAAGCTCAGTCACAGCTGCGTCGAGACCCCGCACAGGCACCTACCAACACTACGAGCGAGCAACACGATCAAACTACAATCGCTGCTAACAGAATCATCCTCAATTTGTCACGTCTGA